The following proteins come from a genomic window of Meiothermus sp. Pnk-1:
- a CDS encoding GntR family transcriptional regulator, whose protein sequence is MTKPTPTPYVFTHFDRKTPVYYQLYEALKQLLLSGQYSSGDRFLTEKEIETTFHVSRVTARLALERLVREGYVMRHRGQGTFVARSYEAFDAKRLSSFTQDMASRGLKASAQILEFDYVPPSGNMERHFGKNTQRLLKIVRLRLADEEAIAIQTCYLSERLAFPRERLANGSLYTLLAQDFGVTIASADEIIMARAADKEQAGLLGVPIGTPLLYVERYTFAQTGDAVEYAEIFYRADRYRFYVQQTGGI, encoded by the coding sequence ATGACAAAGCCAACTCCTACACCATACGTGTTCACTCATTTCGACAGGAAGACTCCTGTTTATTACCAACTGTACGAAGCCCTTAAGCAGTTGCTTTTAAGCGGTCAGTACTCTTCTGGCGACAGGTTCCTTACAGAGAAGGAAATCGAGACCACCTTTCATGTAAGCCGGGTAACCGCCCGCCTAGCCTTAGAGCGCTTAGTCCGGGAGGGGTATGTCATGCGGCATCGTGGCCAGGGAACCTTTGTGGCTCGCTCGTATGAGGCCTTCGATGCTAAACGCCTCTCCAGTTTCACACAGGACATGGCCTCGCGAGGCCTGAAGGCAAGTGCTCAGATCCTGGAGTTCGACTACGTGCCGCCCTCTGGCAATATGGAGCGCCACTTCGGCAAGAACACCCAGCGCCTTTTGAAGATTGTTCGCCTGAGGCTGGCTGATGAGGAGGCAATAGCCATACAAACCTGCTACCTCTCTGAACGCCTGGCATTTCCCAGGGAACGATTGGCTAATGGATCACTCTATACCCTGCTTGCTCAGGATTTCGGCGTCACTATCGCCAGTGCAGACGAAATCATTATGGCCAGGGCAGCTGACAAGGAGCAGGCAGGCTTGCTCGGCGTACCCATCGGTACACCTTTGCTTTACGTTGAACGTTATACCTTCGCACAAACTGGCGACGCAGTTGAATATGCTGAAATTTTTTATAGAGCCGACCGCTACCGGTTCTATGTGCAGCAAACAGGAGGTATTTGA
- a CDS encoding substrate-binding domain-containing protein gives MLVRLLLLVIMVLGTLGLAQSKPKVGLVTINLQALFFNQVNDGAKKAAAEKGVDLVIVDGQNDPAKQVRAIETFVAQKVGAIIVLAIDVNGIRPAVEAAQKAKIPVIAIDAKVAVPPASTFIGVDNYKAGVEIGEWLVKYVRDKMGGKANVGIVGALNSFIQNQRRDGFLKALQEAPGIRVVATVDGQNVQEIALSAAENLITANRNLDFVYATGEPALIGVIAAVQSQKVTDRVKVVGWDLTKQAIEGLDKGYVLAVVQQDPYQEGYQAVLNALKLIAGEKIPAEILIPTTIVTKENVDKYRALFK, from the coding sequence ATGCTGGTAAGATTGTTGCTCTTAGTAATTATGGTTCTAGGCACGCTGGGATTAGCCCAAAGCAAACCCAAGGTTGGGCTGGTGACCATCAACCTCCAGGCCCTCTTTTTCAATCAGGTTAATGACGGGGCTAAGAAAGCTGCGGCTGAGAAGGGTGTCGACCTGGTTATCGTAGATGGACAGAACGACCCCGCCAAGCAAGTTCGTGCCATCGAAACATTTGTGGCTCAGAAAGTTGGGGCCATCATCGTCCTGGCTATCGATGTCAATGGCATAAGACCTGCCGTGGAAGCTGCGCAGAAAGCCAAGATACCTGTCATAGCCATCGACGCCAAAGTAGCGGTACCGCCCGCGAGTACCTTCATCGGTGTCGACAACTATAAAGCGGGTGTGGAAATTGGAGAGTGGCTGGTCAAATACGTTCGAGATAAGATGGGCGGCAAAGCCAACGTAGGCATTGTGGGTGCCCTTAACTCTTTCATTCAGAATCAACGACGAGACGGCTTCCTCAAAGCCCTTCAAGAAGCTCCTGGTATCCGTGTGGTAGCCACCGTCGACGGCCAGAATGTTCAGGAAATCGCCCTCAGTGCTGCTGAAAACCTCATTACTGCGAATCGCAATCTAGACTTCGTTTACGCCACCGGTGAACCCGCTTTGATTGGGGTAATTGCAGCGGTACAGTCTCAGAAGGTGACAGATCGGGTCAAGGTGGTGGGATGGGATCTCACCAAGCAGGCCATCGAGGGATTGGATAAGGGGTATGTGCTAGCTGTGGTTCAGCAAGATCCCTACCAGGAGGGCTATCAGGCAGTGCTCAATGCACTCAAGCTTATTGCCGGTGAAAAAATTCCCGCTGAAATCTTAATACCCACTACCATCGTCACAAAGGAGAATGTAGACAAGTACCGGGCTCTCTTCAAGTAA
- a CDS encoding phosphotriesterase has protein sequence MASVQTVTGPVDANTLGVTLLHEHLLIDARRYWRNPQEASRIHLAHQPVSAEILHELRQDPFVNLDNCGLFDEEVASEEVMQFKLLGGRTVVDATSANIGRDPLALRRIAERTGLQIVMGAGYYLERTHPDWIRSATVEDLAARIIADVLEGAEGTEIKAGHIGEIGISKDFTSQEEKVLRAAARAQRQTQVALSVHLPGWERLAHRVLDVVAEEGGDLNRVVLNHMNPSGTDLEYQMALADRGAYLSYDMIGMDYYYADQDAQSPSDEENARAIVGLVRAGYGHKVVLSQDVFIKMMLTRYGGNGYAYILRHFVPRLKRHGLSRKEIDQLLIENPRRVLAGT, from the coding sequence ATGGCTTCAGTACAAACGGTAACTGGCCCAGTAGACGCTAATACCCTAGGTGTCACATTGCTCCATGAGCACCTATTGATCGACGCCCGTCGGTACTGGCGCAACCCACAAGAAGCCAGCCGCATTCACCTGGCACACCAGCCAGTCTCTGCAGAGATATTGCACGAACTGCGCCAGGACCCCTTCGTCAATCTGGACAATTGCGGTTTATTCGATGAGGAAGTGGCCTCTGAGGAGGTAATGCAGTTCAAGCTACTTGGAGGTAGGACTGTGGTGGATGCGACCTCGGCAAACATCGGTCGTGATCCATTAGCCCTGCGGCGCATCGCAGAGCGCACCGGCCTCCAGATTGTCATGGGGGCCGGATATTACCTGGAGCGTACCCATCCGGATTGGATTCGGTCAGCCACAGTCGAAGATCTGGCAGCACGAATAATAGCTGATGTGCTGGAGGGTGCGGAGGGTACGGAGATCAAGGCCGGTCACATTGGTGAAATCGGCATCAGCAAGGACTTCACCTCTCAGGAGGAGAAGGTGCTGCGTGCAGCGGCCCGCGCCCAGCGGCAGACTCAAGTAGCACTGAGCGTGCACCTGCCAGGTTGGGAGCGGCTGGCTCACCGAGTACTGGACGTAGTCGCAGAGGAGGGTGGTGACCTCAACCGGGTTGTCCTCAATCACATGAACCCCAGCGGCACCGATTTGGAATACCAGATGGCGCTGGCGGATCGCGGAGCCTACCTGTCCTACGACATGATCGGCATGGACTACTACTATGCCGACCAAGACGCACAGAGTCCTTCGGACGAGGAGAATGCCAGAGCCATTGTTGGTCTAGTCCGGGCAGGCTACGGTCACAAGGTCGTGCTCAGTCAGGATGTATTCATCAAGATGATGCTGACGCGCTATGGAGGCAACGGCTACGCCTACATCCTGCGCCACTTTGTCCCACGCTTAAAGCGGCATGGGTTGAGCAGAAAGGAGATCGATC
- a CDS encoding ATP-binding cassette domain-containing protein, translating to MNQIPLLEARNIEKRFGAIQALRGVSLHLNRGEVLGIIGDNGAGKSTFLKILSGAVVPDKGQLYLEGNPVTFRSPQDARQQGIEMVYQDLSLCDTLDVATNLFLGREPTRQFLRISILDRNTLHQKAEKILYELHIRIPSTRLMVENLSGGQRQAIAIGRAISFQPKVLILDEPTSALAAREVEEVLSLTRRLASAGVGVVFVSHRLHDVLQVCDRLVVLYEGRNIAERKAKETSIPEIIKLIEGVAAPEGTR from the coding sequence ATGAACCAGATTCCTTTGCTGGAAGCCAGAAATATTGAGAAGCGATTTGGTGCTATACAGGCCCTTAGGGGTGTGAGCCTGCATCTAAATCGCGGCGAGGTGTTGGGGATTATCGGTGATAACGGCGCAGGTAAATCTACTTTTCTGAAAATTCTCAGCGGAGCTGTAGTTCCGGATAAGGGACAGTTATACCTGGAGGGAAACCCCGTCACTTTTCGATCTCCGCAGGATGCCCGGCAACAGGGCATCGAGATGGTCTACCAAGACCTTTCGCTGTGTGACACGCTCGATGTTGCTACCAACCTCTTCCTGGGCCGTGAGCCTACCCGCCAGTTCCTGAGGATATCGATTCTGGATCGCAATACTCTTCATCAAAAAGCTGAAAAAATCCTCTACGAACTACACATTCGCATTCCATCTACACGGCTCATGGTGGAAAATCTCTCGGGCGGTCAGCGCCAGGCCATCGCCATCGGCCGGGCCATTTCCTTCCAGCCAAAGGTGCTGATCCTGGACGAGCCCACCTCGGCGTTGGCAGCCAGGGAAGTGGAGGAGGTACTCAGCCTCACGCGCAGGCTGGCCTCCGCAGGGGTGGGGGTAGTCTTTGTTAGCCACCGCCTCCACGATGTACTTCAAGTCTGTGACCGCCTTGTGGTGCTGTACGAAGGCCGCAACATAGCTGAACGAAAGGCTAAAGAGACCAGTATCCCAGAAATTATCAAGCTGATCGAGGGCGTGGCTGCGCCCGAGGGGACCCGTTGA
- a CDS encoding ABC transporter permease, with translation MNRMNSGPGKQDTTAVGTLKGGPLAYQTTLFLVFLAVFILAAFLVPNFITPENLLNVLRQAAPTMIVAAAMTLVITLAGIDLSVGSGLAVVAVLSAMALAAGWPVWLVLPAMAILGVLIGAINGYFISYQGIPAFIVTLAALSILRGLALLLTQGYSIPIDPESPFLALGRGWVLGIPVPVVIAAIAVLAAHGILEWTRFGVYIKGIGSNMEAVRRSGVNVRQVILLVYVLSGLAVAVSGMVTAARLASGSSYTGVGFELQAIAAVIIGGTSLFGGKGSVVGTILGALFLATIGNVLILKGISPFYEQIIGGTVILLAIWLNRRLSGAGSGRGRD, from the coding sequence ATGAATCGCATGAATTCCGGGCCTGGTAAGCAGGACACCACAGCCGTGGGAACGCTGAAGGGCGGGCCTCTAGCTTACCAGACTACCTTGTTTCTGGTGTTCCTGGCTGTGTTCATCTTGGCAGCGTTCCTGGTGCCCAACTTCATCACGCCAGAGAATCTCCTGAACGTGTTGCGGCAAGCGGCTCCTACCATGATCGTGGCCGCAGCCATGACTCTGGTGATTACCCTGGCAGGCATCGATCTTTCGGTGGGCTCCGGACTAGCAGTGGTAGCGGTGCTTTCAGCCATGGCACTCGCAGCAGGATGGCCGGTCTGGCTGGTTCTACCCGCTATGGCGATTCTGGGGGTTCTAATCGGCGCAATCAATGGTTACTTCATTAGCTACCAGGGGATTCCTGCCTTCATCGTGACCCTGGCGGCTTTATCAATTCTCCGCGGTCTAGCCTTGCTGCTGACCCAGGGTTACTCGATTCCCATCGATCCTGAAAGCCCCTTCCTGGCGTTGGGGCGAGGATGGGTACTGGGCATACCAGTGCCGGTGGTCATCGCAGCTATAGCAGTGTTGGCTGCCCACGGTATCCTGGAATGGACCCGATTTGGGGTGTATATCAAGGGAATTGGTAGCAACATGGAAGCCGTGCGCCGTTCTGGCGTAAACGTACGCCAAGTCATTCTGCTGGTTTATGTGCTCAGTGGGCTGGCGGTGGCGGTAAGTGGAATGGTCACTGCAGCACGGCTGGCTTCCGGCAGCTCATATACAGGAGTGGGGTTTGAACTCCAGGCTATCGCCGCCGTGATTATTGGGGGTACCAGTTTATTCGGTGGTAAGGGTAGCGTGGTGGGTACGATTTTAGGTGCTCTCTTCCTCGCCACCATTGGCAATGTACTGATCCTCAAGGGGATTTCTCCCTTTTACGAACAGATCATTGGCGGCACTGTGATTCTGCTGGCTATCTGGCTCAATCGTCGACTGAGTGGAGCGGGCAGTGGCCGGGGGAGGGATTGA
- a CDS encoding glutamine amidotransferase yields the protein MGDAADVRVLLAGESWVSHTIHVKGFDSFTTSEYAEGASWLITALESGGAAVDFLPNHEAARKFPASIEALRKYRVVILSDIGSNTLLLHPDTFSKSMRVADRCELIAEYVRQGGGLIMIGGYMSFSGIDGKARYGRTALREVLPVTMVEGDDRVECPEGVTPEIVEPEHSIFAGIGPDWPRFLGYNQLLPREGGRVLARIGEDVFLAVGTYGQGKCAAFASDCGPHWGPPEFVGWEHYARFWQNLVKWLAA from the coding sequence ATGGGTGACGCGGCTGATGTAAGGGTCCTTCTGGCTGGGGAAAGCTGGGTGAGCCACACTATCCACGTCAAAGGGTTTGACAGCTTCACCACTAGCGAATATGCCGAAGGAGCTTCCTGGCTTATAACTGCCCTAGAGAGTGGCGGCGCTGCCGTGGACTTTCTGCCAAACCATGAAGCTGCACGCAAATTTCCTGCCTCCATCGAGGCACTCCGCAAGTATAGGGTAGTCATCCTCAGCGACATCGGCAGCAACACCCTCCTCCTGCACCCGGACACTTTCTCTAAATCAATGCGCGTGGCAGACCGCTGCGAGCTTATCGCCGAGTATGTGCGGCAAGGGGGTGGGCTGATCATGATCGGAGGCTACATGTCCTTTTCCGGCATCGATGGCAAAGCTCGCTACGGCCGAACTGCCCTGCGTGAGGTACTGCCGGTGACGATGGTGGAAGGAGACGACCGGGTGGAGTGCCCTGAGGGGGTTACTCCGGAGATCGTAGAGCCCGAACACAGCATATTCGCAGGTATTGGCCCTGACTGGCCCAGGTTCCTGGGTTACAACCAACTGCTCCCCCGCGAGGGCGGCCGGGTTCTGGCCAGGATTGGCGAAGACGTCTTTCTCGCCGTGGGCACTTACGGCCAGGGGAAGTGCGCAGCTTTCGCCTCTGACTGTGGGCCCCATTGGGGACCCCCGGAGTTCGTGGGATGGGAGCACTACGCCCGTTTCTGGCAAAACCTCGTCAAATGGCTGGCTGCTTAG
- a CDS encoding DEAD/DEAH box helicase, whose translation MSGVLRYDRGTLLLVGTPAPPALPSVFRWDARVEAWRAPAYRYFEVASELRGQLQANRAPQYRRLALDYTPPYALHPHQREALAAWKQNRGRGLVELPTGAGKTALGLLALSWAGRSALVVVPTRVLMHQWYAELRSAFPDLPVGLIGDGEHEVFDLAVATYDSAAIHAEGLGNRYGCLILDEVHHLPTDFYSPIATYSLAPYRLGLTASLERSDGRQELLYEYVGPLVYRKEAAELKGSVLADYRIEEVRVALSPSERAAYRQALEVRNAFVQAQGIDLGTLAGWAEFVRRSSRSESGRRAMRAHREAARIATAAPAKLRALEVILTRHSGQKTLIFTKENDLAYQVSQAFLLPCITHQTPIKERQALLEGFASGRYLAIVSSNVMNEGINLPDAAVAVNLSGSAVEREFIQRLGRVLRRSGDKRAVLYEIFTEATREQRASLQRRGLERPAHPVSPLPSRPLSWEDLGEG comes from the coding sequence GTGTCCGGGGTTTTGCGCTATGACCGGGGTACATTGCTCCTGGTGGGGACTCCCGCTCCTCCCGCGTTGCCTTCCGTGTTTCGCTGGGACGCCCGGGTAGAGGCCTGGCGGGCCCCGGCTTACCGCTACTTCGAGGTGGCGAGCGAGCTGCGCGGACAGCTCCAGGCCAACCGCGCTCCTCAGTACCGGCGGCTAGCGCTGGACTACACCCCGCCCTATGCCCTGCACCCCCACCAGCGGGAAGCGCTCGCGGCCTGGAAGCAAAACCGTGGGCGGGGCCTGGTAGAGCTCCCCACCGGCGCGGGTAAAACCGCGCTGGGTCTGCTAGCCCTCTCCTGGGCAGGCCGCTCGGCGCTGGTGGTCGTGCCCACCCGGGTGCTGATGCATCAGTGGTACGCGGAGCTGCGCTCCGCTTTCCCGGATCTGCCGGTGGGCCTCATCGGCGATGGCGAGCACGAGGTCTTCGACCTGGCGGTGGCCACCTACGACAGCGCGGCCATCCATGCCGAGGGGCTGGGCAATCGCTACGGCTGCCTGATCCTCGACGAGGTGCATCACCTGCCCACCGACTTCTATAGCCCCATCGCCACCTACTCCCTGGCCCCGTACCGGCTGGGGCTCACCGCTTCGCTCGAGCGCAGCGATGGGCGCCAGGAGCTCCTGTACGAGTACGTGGGGCCGCTGGTGTACCGCAAAGAAGCCGCGGAACTCAAGGGCAGTGTGCTGGCCGACTACCGCATCGAGGAAGTCCGGGTGGCCCTGTCCCCTTCCGAGCGGGCCGCTTACCGCCAGGCGCTCGAGGTGCGCAACGCCTTCGTGCAGGCCCAGGGCATCGACCTGGGCACCCTGGCGGGCTGGGCGGAGTTCGTCCGGCGCTCCTCCCGCAGCGAATCGGGCCGCCGGGCCATGCGGGCTCACCGCGAAGCGGCCCGTATCGCCACCGCCGCTCCGGCCAAGCTGCGGGCGCTGGAGGTCATCCTGACCCGCCACAGCGGGCAGAAGACCCTGATCTTCACCAAGGAAAACGACCTGGCCTACCAGGTCAGTCAGGCCTTCCTGCTCCCCTGCATCACCCACCAGACCCCCATCAAAGAGCGGCAGGCCCTCCTGGAGGGCTTCGCCTCGGGCCGCTACCTGGCCATCGTGAGCAGCAACGTGATGAACGAGGGGATCAACCTTCCCGACGCCGCGGTGGCGGTGAACCTCTCGGGATCGGCGGTGGAGCGAGAGTTCATCCAGCGGCTGGGCCGGGTGTTGCGCCGCTCGGGAGACAAGCGGGCGGTGCTGTACGAGATCTTCACCGAGGCCACGCGCGAACAGCGGGCCTCCTTGCAGCGGCGCGGCCTGGAGCGTCCGGCCCACCCCGTCAGCCCCCTCCCGTCGCGGCCGCTTTCCTGGGAGGATCTGGGGGAGGGATAG